One segment of Nakamurella flava DNA contains the following:
- a CDS encoding MFS transporter: protein MISPVGDESGRRGRRGRAPGDNSLAVLLRIPIFRRMWAAIALSSLGDWLALLATTALAAYLTRDTSNLAQGAAVSGVLLVRLLPDLLLGAVAGALVDKVDRRKVAVACDTLAGLLYASIVIFPSLWWLLAAQFIAEAIGLFSTPAKQTLWVNIVPRERLAVANQLNSVSIYGMIPVASVIFVLLSTLASFFGTPTIEDTGSALISGGTNTLAIDIALGLNAVSYWISAGVVFTSRRMIPAFVGERNTSDNILSLIAEGIRFVRHSRLMRSVYIGILGAFGAGGLIVGVAQAYVATLGAGNSGYAILFGSVFTGVALGMLVGPKVLPTVPRRMIFTPAIGGAGAALIVMSVLQDFLGAVITATVMGLFGGIAWITGFTMIGQEVSDQLRGRVFAFVMSSVRITLLGSIAVGPVLAGAVGSHLISVGDFRFVVTGPGIVLAVGGLLAVGVSAIAGQQIGGLTAQVRRKLFRRGTKLWENPDQHPGVLLAVEGPDPDVVHRYAMAVTAALRADGVDAVRVSSTTPPAPPGPAGYLEDHPADALRAMADLADLTADRIVPALDESSVVVCEGFIDAAVVRYRTLGVDEQELGRIAQWAVAGLRADLSLVVEPADPRARAAADAPDEPERVPAASSPDAGHHDLVDAEQAYRDRASYAPERYLLVTAPSGDGEQLTQEVRLRLESVLRQRGLLRPGALLDPSATAAGAGPVTSGL, encoded by the coding sequence GTGATCAGTCCCGTGGGAGACGAATCCGGTCGTCGCGGTCGGCGGGGGCGGGCCCCGGGCGACAACTCGCTGGCCGTGCTGCTGCGCATCCCGATCTTCCGGCGCATGTGGGCGGCGATCGCCCTCTCCAGCCTGGGCGACTGGCTGGCCCTGCTGGCCACCACCGCGCTGGCCGCCTACCTGACGCGCGACACGTCGAACCTCGCTCAGGGCGCGGCGGTCTCGGGCGTCCTGCTGGTCCGGCTGCTCCCCGACCTGCTGCTCGGAGCGGTGGCCGGCGCCCTGGTCGACAAGGTCGACCGCCGCAAGGTGGCCGTCGCCTGCGACACCCTGGCCGGCCTGCTCTACGCCTCGATCGTCATCTTCCCGTCGCTGTGGTGGCTGCTGGCCGCCCAGTTCATCGCCGAGGCGATCGGCCTGTTCTCCACCCCGGCCAAGCAGACGCTGTGGGTCAACATCGTGCCGCGCGAACGGCTGGCCGTGGCCAACCAGCTGAACTCGGTCTCGATCTACGGGATGATCCCCGTCGCCTCGGTGATCTTCGTGCTGCTGTCGACGCTGGCCTCGTTCTTCGGCACCCCGACGATCGAGGACACCGGCAGTGCCCTGATCAGCGGTGGCACCAACACGCTGGCCATCGACATCGCCCTGGGCCTGAACGCGGTCAGCTACTGGATCTCGGCCGGCGTCGTCTTCACCTCGCGGCGGATGATCCCGGCCTTCGTGGGCGAGCGGAACACGTCGGACAACATCCTGTCCCTGATCGCCGAGGGCATCCGTTTCGTCCGTCACAGCCGGCTGATGCGCTCGGTCTACATCGGCATCCTCGGCGCGTTCGGCGCCGGCGGGCTCATCGTCGGTGTGGCGCAGGCGTACGTCGCGACCCTCGGCGCCGGCAACTCCGGGTACGCGATCCTGTTCGGCTCGGTGTTCACGGGCGTGGCCCTGGGCATGCTGGTCGGCCCGAAGGTGCTGCCCACCGTGCCCCGGCGAATGATCTTCACCCCGGCGATCGGCGGCGCGGGCGCCGCGCTGATCGTGATGAGCGTCCTGCAGGACTTCCTGGGGGCGGTCATCACGGCCACCGTCATGGGGCTGTTCGGCGGCATCGCCTGGATCACCGGCTTCACGATGATCGGCCAGGAGGTCTCCGACCAGCTCCGCGGGCGGGTCTTCGCCTTCGTGATGTCCTCGGTGCGCATCACCCTGCTCGGCAGCATCGCCGTCGGCCCGGTGCTGGCCGGGGCGGTCGGATCGCACCTCATCAGCGTCGGCGACTTCCGGTTCGTGGTGACCGGCCCGGGCATCGTGCTGGCGGTCGGCGGGCTGCTGGCCGTGGGGGTCAGCGCCATCGCCGGTCAGCAGATCGGCGGGTTGACCGCGCAGGTCCGGCGCAAGCTGTTCCGGCGGGGGACCAAGCTGTGGGAGAACCCCGACCAGCACCCCGGGGTCCTGCTGGCGGTGGAGGGTCCGGACCCGGACGTCGTGCACCGGTACGCCATGGCCGTCACCGCCGCGTTGCGCGCGGACGGCGTCGACGCCGTCCGGGTGTCCTCCACGACCCCGCCGGCGCCCCCGGGCCCGGCCGGGTATCTCGAGGACCATCCCGCGGACGCCTTGCGGGCGATGGCCGACCTGGCCGATCTGACCGCCGACCGGATCGTCCCGGCGCTCGACGAGAGTTCGGTGGTCGTCTGCGAGGGCTTCATCGATGCCGCCGTCGTCCGGTACCGCACCCTCGGCGTCGACGAGCAGGAACTGGGCCGGATCGCCCAGTGGGCCGTCGCGGGCCTGCGGGCCGACCTGTCCCTGGTCGTGGAGCCGGCCGACCCCCGAGCCCGCGCAGCGGCCGACGCCCCGGATGAGCCCGAGCGGGTGCCCGCGGCTTCGTCCCCCGACGCCGGCCACCACGACCTGGTCGACGCGGAGCAGGCCTACCGGGACCGCGCGTCCTACGCCCCGGAGCGGTATCTGCTGGTCACGGCCCCGTCCGGCGACGGTGAGCAGCTCACCCAGGAGGTGCGGCTGCGCCTGGAGTCGGTACTGCGGCAGCGCGGTCTGCTGCGCCCCGGCGCGCTGCTCGACCCGTCCGCGACGGCCGCCGGGGCCGGGCCGGTGACGTCGGGCCTCTGA
- a CDS encoding PSP1 domain-containing protein, whose protein sequence is MGMLCAVTFAPNGQLHYADPGGLAPEVGDRVLLPTDHGPVVAQVVWAAEYSAEDTDGFPTLLGMADEADLVAAARLRKAKARALVASRRLIREHGLPMKVLAVDPQEATGRVVIYYTSPDTVDFRSLLRDLSATLDSRIELRQLTARDAIRVTGTIGSCGRDTCCSTFLRDYEPITLQTARDQDLPANPMRISGACGRLMCCLKYEHPLYQEFKATAPAVGEDVESPLGPGRVIGHSVPTDSVVIKLAADGSRQVCTKASVCSARKAYDSR, encoded by the coding sequence ATGGGCATGCTGTGCGCGGTGACCTTCGCCCCCAACGGGCAGCTGCACTACGCGGACCCGGGGGGTCTGGCGCCGGAGGTCGGAGACCGGGTGCTGTTGCCGACCGACCACGGCCCGGTGGTGGCCCAGGTCGTCTGGGCGGCCGAGTACTCCGCCGAGGACACCGACGGGTTCCCGACGCTGCTCGGAATGGCCGACGAGGCCGATCTGGTGGCCGCGGCCCGGTTGCGCAAGGCCAAGGCGCGGGCGCTCGTGGCCAGCCGGCGGTTGATCCGCGAGCACGGGCTGCCGATGAAGGTGCTGGCCGTCGATCCCCAGGAGGCGACCGGCCGCGTCGTCATCTACTACACCTCACCGGACACCGTCGACTTCCGGTCGCTGCTGCGCGACCTGTCGGCCACCCTGGACAGCCGCATCGAGTTGCGTCAGCTCACCGCTCGCGACGCCATCCGCGTCACCGGCACGATCGGGTCGTGTGGGCGGGACACCTGCTGCTCGACGTTCCTGCGGGACTACGAGCCGATCACCCTTCAGACGGCCCGTGATCAGGACCTGCCGGCCAATCCGATGCGCATCTCCGGGGCCTGCGGCCGGTTGATGTGCTGTCTGAAGTACGAGCACCCGCTGTACCAGGAGTTCAAGGCCACGGCCCCAGCGGTGGGGGAGGACGTCGAGTCGCCGTTGGGTCCGGGTCGGGTGATCGGCCATTCGGTACCGACGGACTCCGTGGTCATCAAGCTGGCCGCGGACGGGTCCCGTCAGGTGTGTACGAAGGCCTCGGTGTGTTCGGCTCGCAAGGCCTACGACAGTCGCTGA
- a CDS encoding M20/M25/M40 family metallo-hydrolase, translating to MSTAAAVDTVNTTRLEKAVTVNGILSHERVLQRIANQNGGTRASGTEGYRQSLRYVRSTLQAAGYSTVTQPFTFSSFTDNGTSVTQVSPTPGEYETAVLEYSGAGNVTGTVVPAKTIAIPPGNPGSTTSGCSASDFTPASTTQPQVALIQRGFCDFGTKVANAAAAGYDAALIFNEGQDGRTDVFQGTLGAPAAIPAAALSYADGSALVAAARAGAVTVNVTANVVTERKTTWNLIADSTMGDAGKTVVVGAHLDSVSEGPGINDNGSGTATILEIAVQMSKLKITPRQKLRFAFWGAEESGLLGSEYYVNSLNNDQLAQIYANLNFDMLGSPNYVRFVYDGDGSSGGPSGPAGSAQIEEIFANWFAGKGLATAPTDFDGRSDYGPFIAAGIPAGGLFSGAEGVKTEEEATIFGGTAGEAYDACYHQACDDITNLSTQALNELGDAAARATMTLALTKTGFFPDGSRMQARQQLDMSQFAYRGNHLVK from the coding sequence GTGAGTACGGCAGCAGCGGTCGACACGGTGAACACCACCCGCCTGGAGAAGGCGGTGACCGTCAACGGCATCCTCAGCCACGAGCGGGTGCTGCAGCGCATCGCGAACCAGAACGGCGGCACCCGGGCCTCGGGCACCGAGGGCTATCGGCAGTCGTTGCGGTACGTGCGCTCGACCCTGCAGGCGGCCGGGTACAGCACGGTGACGCAGCCGTTCACCTTCAGCTCGTTCACCGACAACGGCACCTCGGTCACCCAGGTCAGCCCGACGCCGGGTGAGTACGAGACCGCGGTCCTGGAGTACTCGGGCGCCGGCAACGTCACCGGCACCGTCGTACCGGCGAAGACGATCGCCATCCCGCCGGGCAATCCCGGGTCGACCACGTCCGGCTGCAGCGCATCCGACTTCACCCCCGCCAGCACCACGCAGCCGCAGGTGGCCCTCATCCAGCGCGGCTTCTGCGACTTCGGCACCAAGGTCGCCAACGCCGCGGCCGCGGGCTACGACGCGGCGCTGATCTTCAACGAGGGCCAGGACGGTCGCACCGACGTCTTCCAGGGCACCCTCGGGGCGCCGGCCGCCATCCCGGCCGCCGCACTGTCCTACGCCGACGGCTCCGCCCTGGTCGCGGCCGCCCGGGCCGGCGCGGTGACCGTCAACGTCACCGCGAACGTCGTCACCGAGCGCAAGACCACCTGGAACCTCATCGCCGACTCGACGATGGGCGACGCCGGGAAGACGGTCGTCGTCGGTGCCCACCTGGACTCGGTGTCCGAGGGCCCCGGCATCAACGACAACGGCAGCGGCACGGCGACGATCCTGGAGATCGCCGTCCAGATGTCCAAGTTGAAGATCACTCCGCGTCAGAAACTGCGGTTCGCGTTCTGGGGGGCGGAGGAGAGCGGGCTGCTGGGCTCGGAGTACTACGTCAACTCGCTGAACAACGACCAGTTGGCGCAGATCTACGCGAACCTCAACTTCGACATGCTCGGCTCGCCGAACTACGTGCGCTTCGTCTACGACGGTGACGGCTCGTCCGGCGGACCGTCCGGCCCGGCCGGTTCCGCGCAGATCGAGGAGATCTTCGCCAACTGGTTCGCCGGCAAGGGCCTGGCCACTGCGCCGACCGATTTCGACGGCCGCTCGGACTACGGGCCGTTCATCGCGGCGGGTATCCCGGCCGGTGGTCTGTTCTCCGGGGCCGAGGGCGTCAAGACGGAGGAGGAGGCCACGATCTTCGGCGGCACCGCCGGCGAGGCGTACGACGCCTGCTACCACCAGGCGTGTGACGACATCACCAACCTGAGCACGCAGGCGCTCAACGAGCTGGGCGACGCCGCCGCCCGCGCCACCATGACGTTGGCGTTGACCAAGACCGGGTTCTTCCCGGACGGCAGCCGGATGCAGGCCCGGCAGCAGCTCGACATGTCGCAGTTCGCGTATCGCGGGAACCACCTGGTCAAGTAG
- a CDS encoding class I SAM-dependent methyltransferase, with the protein MSATPDGPTGAGHGAAAGWSAADVEPVVCCLCGEPGAPLYEQAPFAVVRCPRCALVFVSPRLTAEALQRLYDEPAYFDDTVYGTSRWSPAMLLQRTWTAGRLALLAAQVPPPARLLEIGSGYGHFLAAARDAGYQARGIELSRTGVAHARDRLGLDVFAGQLADDPNPEPADVVCFWDTLEHVPDPLAFLTQVRQRMSGPDALAALSVPSFASLPARALRSRWWTLKPEQHIWHFTPDTLRVLAARAGLVITRVVTSPVAPGNAGRLDSLVALARPLPDDPAPGGEAR; encoded by the coding sequence ATGAGCGCGACACCCGATGGTCCGACCGGTGCCGGTCACGGCGCCGCGGCCGGGTGGTCGGCCGCGGATGTCGAGCCGGTGGTCTGCTGCCTGTGCGGGGAACCCGGCGCCCCGCTGTACGAACAGGCGCCGTTCGCGGTCGTCCGGTGCCCCCGGTGCGCGCTGGTGTTCGTCTCGCCCCGGTTGACGGCCGAGGCGCTGCAGCGGCTGTACGACGAGCCGGCGTATTTCGACGACACCGTCTACGGCACGTCGCGGTGGTCTCCGGCGATGCTGCTGCAGCGGACCTGGACGGCCGGGCGGCTGGCGTTGCTGGCCGCGCAGGTCCCGCCGCCGGCACGGTTGCTGGAGATCGGCAGCGGCTACGGCCACTTCCTGGCCGCCGCCCGCGACGCCGGTTACCAGGCCCGGGGGATCGAGCTGTCCCGGACGGGCGTGGCCCACGCCCGGGATCGCCTGGGCCTGGACGTCTTCGCCGGTCAGCTGGCCGACGACCCGAACCCCGAGCCGGCGGACGTCGTCTGCTTCTGGGACACGCTTGAGCACGTGCCCGACCCGCTGGCGTTCCTGACGCAGGTGCGCCAGCGGATGTCGGGGCCCGACGCCCTCGCGGCGCTGTCCGTGCCGTCCTTCGCCAGCCTGCCGGCCCGCGCGCTGCGCTCCCGATGGTGGACCCTCAAGCCCGAGCAGCACATCTGGCACTTCACCCCGGACACGCTGCGGGTGCTGGCGGCCCGGGCGGGGCTGGTGATCACGCGGGTCGTCACCAGTCCGGTCGCCCCCGGCAACGCGGGCCGGCTCGACTCGCTGGTCGCGCTGGCCCGGCCGTTGCCGGACGACCCCGCCCCGGGCGGGGAGGCTCGATGA
- a CDS encoding DNA polymerase III subunit delta', with the protein MSGQHGAPVFRDVVGQPEAIAELTDAVAAAGGDTAVPTAAMTHAWLFTGPPGSGRSVAARAFAAALQCPDRGCGVCSHCHAVLAGTHADVRAVTPEGLTISVKEMRAVVQLAARRPATGRWQIVLIEDADRLTEGASNALLKAVEEPSPQTVFLLCAPSTHPDDVSVTIRSRCRVLSLRQPSAESIAEVLVRRDFIDAPTAQWAASVSAGHVGRARRLATDETAREQRRRVLAIPAAVRSIGDVFAEAADLLSAAKAEATAVSQRRDGAELEELKTALGAGGTGKGAVGAARGTAGVVKELERRQKSRSTRTERDVLDRALVDLSGFFRDVLAVSLGSTEALLNPDVDTEIRVAAARVGSVGALHRLDAVLACREAIEMNVKPQIAVEAMMMALFSGPVGGRQSVAVARG; encoded by the coding sequence ATGAGCGGCCAGCACGGTGCCCCGGTCTTCCGGGACGTCGTGGGGCAGCCGGAGGCCATCGCCGAACTGACCGACGCGGTCGCGGCGGCGGGCGGCGACACGGCGGTGCCGACCGCGGCGATGACCCACGCGTGGCTGTTCACCGGCCCGCCCGGGTCGGGCCGTTCGGTGGCGGCTCGGGCGTTCGCGGCCGCCCTGCAGTGCCCGGACCGCGGTTGCGGCGTGTGCTCGCACTGTCACGCCGTCCTGGCCGGCACCCACGCCGACGTCCGCGCCGTCACCCCTGAGGGCCTGACGATCTCGGTGAAGGAAATGCGGGCGGTGGTCCAGCTCGCGGCCCGGCGGCCGGCGACGGGCCGCTGGCAGATCGTGCTCATCGAGGACGCCGACCGGCTGACCGAGGGGGCGTCCAACGCGCTGCTCAAGGCGGTCGAGGAGCCGTCCCCGCAGACGGTGTTCCTGCTGTGCGCGCCGTCCACCCACCCCGACGACGTGTCGGTGACCATCCGGTCGCGCTGCCGGGTGCTGTCGTTGCGGCAGCCGTCGGCGGAGTCGATCGCCGAGGTGCTCGTGCGTCGGGACTTCATCGACGCGCCCACCGCGCAGTGGGCGGCGTCGGTGTCGGCCGGGCACGTCGGGCGGGCCCGTCGGTTGGCGACCGACGAGACGGCGCGCGAGCAGCGCCGCCGGGTGCTCGCCATCCCCGCCGCCGTGCGGAGCATCGGGGACGTCTTCGCCGAGGCCGCCGATCTGCTGTCCGCCGCGAAGGCCGAGGCCACCGCGGTCTCGCAGCGGCGGGACGGCGCGGAGCTGGAGGAACTGAAGACCGCGCTGGGCGCCGGCGGGACCGGTAAGGGGGCGGTCGGCGCGGCCCGCGGGACGGCCGGGGTGGTCAAGGAGCTGGAGCGGCGGCAGAAGTCCCGCTCGACCCGGACCGAACGGGACGTGCTGGACCGGGCGCTGGTCGACCTGTCGGGCTTCTTCCGGGACGTCCTCGCGGTCAGCCTGGGCAGCACGGAGGCCCTGCTGAACCCGGACGTCGACACCGAGATCCGGGTGGCCGCGGCCCGGGTCGGGTCGGTCGGGGCGCTGCACCGGCTGGACGCGGTGCTGGCCTGCCGGGAGGCCATCGAGATGAACGTCAAACCGCAGATCGCGGTCGAGGCGATGATGATGGCCCTGTTCTCGGGCCCGGTGGGCGGTCGGCAGTCGGTGGCGGTGGCCCGGGGCTGA
- the topA gene encoding type I DNA topoisomerase, with amino-acid sequence MAPAKTRRSGGSDRPTRLVVVESPSKVGKIAAYLGDGYIVDSSSGHIRDLPRGAADVPAKYKGEPWARLGVNTDQGFEPLYIVSPEKKSQVAKLKSLLAEADELYLATDEDREGEAIAWHLLQTLKPTVPVKRMVFNEITEAAIRAAAESPRELNNDLVDAQETRRILDRLYGYEVSPVLWKKVMPKLSAGRVQSVVTRMVVDRERARMAFRSGTYWGLDATFAPTGQDSTFTAALQTVDGNRIAVGRDFDERTGQLKKASVDAGVQLLDEAGARGLATALADRPATVTSSEEKPYTRKPYAPFMTSTLQQEAGRKLGFNSERTMRTAQRLYEGGYITYMRTDSTTLSQTALDAARRQARQLYGDDYVPPSPRQYTRKVKNAQEAHEAIRPAGDDFRTPGQVARELSGDEFRLYELIWQRTIASQMVDARGLTLSLRIESTTTEPTARTAGFAASGRTITFPGFLRAYVETVDAEAGGEADDAERRLPNLTVGQALDTRDLIPSSHVTLPPARYTEPSLVKAMEEHGIGRPSTYTSIIRTITDRGYVWRKGQALVPSWIAFAVVGLLERHFPQLVDYDFTAAMEDQLDDIAGGRLGRTAWLNSFYFGGGDLGSEGSDTKNGAGATGSIADSGGLKKLVGDRLEDIDAREVNSLPILTDEQGRTVVVRVGRYGPYLERVLGPNPENPDGPPLTERANLPEDLAPDEVTAETVDTLFAQAEAGDRELGVNPDTGYPIVAKDGRYGPYVTEVLPEGTPTTGKNAVKPKTASLFKSMSLETIDHETALKLLTLPRVVGADPASGEEITAQNGRYGPYLKKGTDSRSLATEDELFSYTLEQALALYAQPKTRGRQSAAAAPLRELGKDAATDKPMVIKDGRFGPYVTDGETNASLRKGDAVETLTDERASELLADRRAAPKKTTTRRAPAKTAAKSTTTKATGTKTAARKTTAKTGTGRAGTATATRRKAAAASDGESN; translated from the coding sequence ATGGCCCCAGCCAAGACCAGGCGGTCGGGCGGCTCCGACCGCCCCACGCGACTCGTCGTCGTGGAGTCCCCCAGCAAGGTCGGCAAGATCGCCGCCTACCTGGGTGACGGCTACATCGTCGACTCCTCGTCCGGGCACATCCGGGACCTGCCGCGCGGCGCCGCCGACGTGCCCGCCAAGTACAAGGGCGAGCCGTGGGCCCGGCTCGGGGTCAACACCGACCAGGGCTTTGAGCCGCTCTACATCGTCTCCCCGGAGAAGAAGAGCCAGGTCGCCAAGCTCAAGTCGCTGCTCGCCGAGGCCGACGAGCTCTATCTGGCTACCGACGAGGACCGCGAGGGCGAGGCCATCGCCTGGCACCTGCTGCAGACCCTCAAGCCGACCGTGCCGGTCAAGCGGATGGTCTTCAACGAGATCACCGAGGCCGCGATCCGGGCCGCCGCCGAGTCGCCCCGTGAGCTGAACAACGACCTGGTCGACGCCCAGGAGACCCGCCGCATCCTCGACCGGCTGTACGGCTACGAAGTCTCGCCGGTGCTGTGGAAGAAGGTCATGCCGAAGCTGTCGGCGGGCCGGGTGCAGTCCGTCGTGACCCGGATGGTCGTCGACCGCGAACGGGCCCGGATGGCCTTCCGCAGCGGCACCTACTGGGGTCTGGACGCCACGTTCGCGCCGACCGGGCAGGACAGCACCTTCACCGCCGCCCTGCAGACCGTCGACGGCAACCGCATCGCCGTCGGCCGCGACTTCGACGAGCGCACCGGGCAGCTGAAGAAGGCGTCGGTGGACGCCGGTGTGCAGTTGCTCGACGAGGCGGGCGCGCGTGGCCTGGCCACCGCCCTGGCCGACCGCCCGGCCACGGTCACCTCCTCGGAGGAGAAGCCGTACACCCGCAAGCCGTATGCGCCGTTCATGACCTCGACGCTGCAGCAGGAGGCCGGTCGCAAGCTCGGCTTCAACTCCGAGCGGACGATGCGCACCGCCCAGCGGCTCTACGAGGGCGGCTACATCACCTACATGCGGACCGACTCGACGACGCTGAGCCAGACCGCGTTGGACGCCGCCCGCCGCCAGGCCCGTCAGCTCTACGGCGACGACTACGTCCCGCCGTCGCCGCGGCAGTACACCCGCAAGGTCAAGAACGCGCAGGAGGCCCACGAGGCCATCCGTCCGGCCGGCGACGACTTCCGGACCCCCGGCCAGGTCGCCCGGGAGCTGTCCGGCGACGAGTTCCGGCTGTACGAGCTGATCTGGCAGCGCACCATCGCCTCGCAGATGGTCGACGCCCGCGGCCTCACGCTGTCGCTGCGCATCGAGTCCACCACCACCGAGCCCACCGCGCGGACGGCCGGGTTCGCGGCCTCGGGGCGCACCATCACCTTCCCCGGGTTCCTGCGGGCGTACGTCGAGACCGTCGACGCCGAGGCCGGCGGGGAGGCCGACGACGCCGAGCGACGGCTGCCGAACCTGACGGTCGGGCAGGCGCTCGACACCCGGGACCTGATCCCGTCCAGCCACGTGACCCTGCCGCCGGCCCGCTACACCGAGCCGTCGCTGGTCAAGGCCATGGAGGAACACGGCATCGGCCGGCCGTCAACGTACACCTCGATCATCCGCACCATCACCGACCGCGGGTACGTCTGGCGCAAGGGCCAGGCGCTCGTCCCGTCCTGGATCGCGTTCGCCGTCGTCGGCCTGCTCGAGCGGCACTTCCCGCAGCTCGTCGACTACGACTTCACCGCGGCCATGGAGGACCAGCTCGACGACATCGCCGGCGGCCGGCTCGGCCGGACCGCCTGGTTGAACTCGTTCTACTTCGGTGGCGGCGACCTCGGCAGCGAGGGGTCGGACACCAAGAACGGCGCCGGCGCGACCGGTTCCATCGCCGACAGCGGGGGTCTGAAGAAGCTGGTCGGCGACCGGCTCGAGGACATCGACGCCCGCGAGGTCAACTCGCTGCCGATCCTCACCGACGAGCAGGGCCGGACGGTCGTCGTCCGGGTCGGCCGGTACGGCCCCTACCTGGAACGCGTCCTCGGCCCCAACCCGGAGAATCCGGACGGGCCGCCGCTGACCGAGCGGGCCAACCTGCCGGAGGACCTGGCCCCCGACGAAGTGACCGCGGAGACCGTCGACACGCTCTTCGCACAGGCCGAGGCGGGGGACCGGGAGCTGGGCGTCAACCCCGACACCGGCTACCCGATCGTCGCCAAGGACGGCCGTTACGGCCCGTATGTCACCGAGGTGCTCCCCGAGGGCACCCCGACGACCGGTAAGAACGCGGTGAAGCCGAAGACGGCGTCGCTGTTCAAGTCGATGTCGCTGGAGACCATCGACCACGAGACCGCGCTCAAGTTGCTCACCCTGCCGCGCGTCGTCGGCGCCGACCCGGCGTCGGGCGAGGAGATCACCGCCCAGAACGGCCGGTACGGGCCGTACCTGAAGAAGGGCACCGACTCGCGGTCGCTGGCCACCGAGGACGAGCTGTTCAGCTACACGCTGGAGCAGGCGCTCGCGCTGTACGCGCAGCCCAAGACCCGCGGTCGGCAGTCGGCGGCCGCGGCGCCGCTGCGGGAACTGGGCAAGGACGCGGCGACCGACAAGCCGATGGTGATCAAGGACGGTCGGTTCGGGCCATACGTCACGGACGGCGAGACCAACGCATCGCTGCGCAAGGGCGACGCCGTCGAGACCCTGACCGACGAGCGGGCGTCCGAACTGCTGGCCGACCGTCGGGCCGCCCCCAAGAAGACGACGACCCGCCGGGCGCCGGCCAAGACGGCGGCCAAATCGACCACGACGAAGGCAACGGGGACCAAGACGGCCGCCCGCAAGACGACGGCCAAGACGGGCACCGGGCGTGCCGGCACGGCGACGGCCACCCGCCGCAAGGCGGCCGCCGCGTCGGACGGGGAGTCCAACTGA